TGCTTCACGGCGAGATGTGATCGGCACATGAGCTTCTCCGGATTTCTTACAGTGCTGCTCAAGTCGCCCAAAGATTAATCCGATTTCCGAGTCGCTAAATGCGTCTGCTCCGCGACGATCGAATCCCAAAAGCAAATATTGCCAGTCGCAAACACTTCTTCCAAATAGAGCTCCAAAAAGCCTATTGTTCAGCATCCCGCTCGAAATGGCGGAGTCCACCTCCGCGAAGAAGTGTTCAACGCTTCCTATGGCCTCTTCGGCATCCGGGTCTTCTAAAAGAGGCGCGAAGCGGGGAGCCTCCCCGACCGGCCCCGCCTCCTTAGCATCCTTGATCAAGTTATAGGCCCTCACGCGATAGGCCCGGTACTCTTTGGATATCCAGACTTTCCAAATGTCTATCGTCGTAGCAGATCGCTGCGAACGCGTTGTCTGAAACATCACCCATAGCGACACCGCAACCGCCAGTCCCGCGAACACCGCTGATACGACCTCAGGCATTACGACCTCCGATTTTGCGGTCAGTATCATACGAGTACCATTGATTCGTCCATCGGTTTTTCCTAAGGAAAGGAACCTCTAGACTATTGATAAACAACTGTTTTGAGGAACTGCGCTCGGCTCCTGAGAGCCGCGAGTCGCTAGCGGACCAGCAAATACCATTTAAGGCCGCGGCCGGCCCACCATATGGCGCCTGCTTGCAATGTAGGATTTCGGCTGCTTTGCTCGACCCGCCAGCCTTTGGCAGACCGCTCTTTGAAACCGTCTAGTTGATCTCGTCCCAGCGCAACAATATTACCACGCCACGCAAGACAATTGCCGATTCACCGTGAAAAACGTAAAATTGGGCGGCGCGAATCCAACATTTCGAGCACTTCGGCTCACTGTCGTCGCACCCGCTCGATGCGCCTCTACGGTCAGCCGCGAACGGCTGAAGCAAGTTCGGTCTAGAACCTTCCCGACACGGGCCCGTCGATCACCCGATCCTTGAGCCAGCGATTTCCCGCGGTGCGGAAGTTGACGACCTTGTCCAACGAGAAGGCCGCCCCCTTGGGTACCCGGACGCCAGTGAAATCGGCATCCTCGACATCCTCCAGCCTGAAGGCCGGGCGCGGATCCGGCGCCGCGACTGCGATCTCGACATCGCGCATCGAGACGCGGCGCGCGTGGCGGATGAAGAAGCCGCTCGCCGGCAAGTCCCCGAACATCGTCGCCTCGGGATAGCCAAGCTCGGCCTCGGGCGGGCGTAGCGCCGCCATTGCGGTGGGTGCGCCACCGACATGGTGAAGATGGATATTGGCGAAATGCACATCCTCGATCGGGTGATCGGCCAGCCCCGCGATCACCGAGGGCAGCAGGTTCGCGCCCGAGCTGACCACATTCTGGATCGAGATGCGCCGCATCGTCCCGATCGGCCGCCCTGCCGGCCCGCGCATCCTCTTGCCGAGCCGCAGGAAGAACGGCGCATTGACGATCCCGCGCATCGTCAGGTTCGATACCGTGACGTCCTCGACCATGCCGCCGTCCACCGTCTGGAACGCCAGCCCGCGGCTGTCCTCGAAGATGCAGTTCGTGATCGTGATGTTACGGAAGCCGCCATTGGTCTCGGTGCCGAACTTGATCCGGCCATGGATGTCCTTGGCGAACTCGGCCGGCATCTTCTTCCACGTGCCCGCAAGCACCGATCCGACCTGGTAGTTGCCGGTGACGAGGCAGTTCGAGATCGTGACGTTCTCGG
This genomic stretch from Sphingomonas sp. LM7 harbors:
- a CDS encoding glycoside hydrolase family 28 protein → MILDRRRMLLGGTIGAVALLGGTPVRALTLADRARGWIDVRDFGAKGDGHAIDTPAVNKAIDHAAARGGGTVWFPAGTYACYTIRLKSRVTLHLDNGATILGAAAPQDGRGGYDLAEPMDPAISSFQDFGHSHWRNSLIWGEGLHDIAITGQGLIWGKGLGRGDGKDAWLKDPNGPGTGNKAIALKNCRNVTLSDFKILEGGWFALLATGVDNLTIDNVLVDTNRDGFDIDCCRNVRVSNCTVNSPWDDAICPKSSYALGMPRVTENVTISNCLVTGNYQVGSVLAGTWKKMPAEFAKDIHGRIKFGTETNGGFRNITITNCIFEDSRGLAFQTVDGGMVEDVTVSNLTMRGIVNAPFFLRLGKRMRGPAGRPIGTMRRISIQNVVSSGANLLPSVIAGLADHPIEDVHFANIHLHHVGGAPTAMAALRPPEAELGYPEATMFGDLPASGFFIRHARRVSMRDVEIAVAAPDPRPAFRLEDVEDADFTGVRVPKGAAFSLDKVVNFRTAGNRWLKDRVIDGPVSGRF